The following coding sequences are from one Leptolyngbya sp. NIES-3755 window:
- a CDS encoding photosystem II 44 kDa subunit reaction center protein (similar to AA sequence:cyanobase_aa:LBDG_23870) → MVTLSNPSFAGNRDQESSGFAWWAGNARLINLSGKLLGAHVAHAGLIVFWAGAMTLFEVAHFIPEKPMYEQGLILLPHLASQGWGVGPGGEVIDTFPYFVVGVLHLISSAVLGLGGIYHAVRGPETLEEYSSFFGYDWKDKNQMTNIIGYHLILLGAGALLLVVKAMFFGGLYDTWAPGGGDVRLVTNPTLNPAKIFGYLLKAPFGGEGWLISVDNLEDIVGGHIWVGFICIAGGIWHILTKPFGWARRALVWSGEAYLSYSLGALSLMGFIASIFVWYNNTAYPSEFYGPTGPEASQAQAMTFLIRDQKLGANVGSAQGPTGLGKYLMRSPTGEIIFGGETMRFWDFRGPWLEPLRGPNGLDLNKIKNDIQPWQVRRAAEYMTHAPLGSINSVGGVATEINSFNYVNPRAWLASFHFIMGFFFLVGHLWHAGRARAAVAGFEKGIDRETEPVLSMPNLD, encoded by the coding sequence GTGGTAACGCTCTCTAATCCTTCATTTGCAGGCAACCGCGACCAAGAATCATCCGGATTCGCATGGTGGGCTGGTAATGCTCGTTTAATCAATCTCTCTGGTAAATTATTGGGTGCTCACGTCGCCCACGCTGGTCTGATCGTGTTCTGGGCAGGTGCAATGACCTTGTTTGAGGTCGCTCACTTTATCCCTGAAAAACCGATGTATGAGCAAGGCTTGATCTTGCTGCCTCACTTGGCTTCCCAAGGTTGGGGTGTTGGACCGGGTGGCGAAGTGATTGACACCTTCCCATATTTCGTTGTTGGCGTTCTGCACTTGATCTCCTCGGCTGTTCTCGGCTTGGGCGGTATCTATCACGCAGTTCGGGGACCGGAAACGCTTGAAGAGTACTCGTCTTTCTTCGGTTACGACTGGAAAGACAAGAACCAGATGACTAATATCATCGGCTATCACTTGATCCTCTTAGGTGCAGGTGCGCTGTTGTTGGTTGTAAAAGCAATGTTCTTCGGTGGTTTGTATGACACTTGGGCACCCGGTGGTGGTGATGTCCGTTTGGTCACAAACCCGACTTTGAACCCTGCTAAAATCTTCGGCTATTTGCTGAAAGCGCCTTTCGGTGGTGAAGGCTGGCTGATCAGTGTTGACAACCTCGAAGATATCGTCGGTGGTCACATCTGGGTTGGATTCATCTGTATTGCAGGCGGTATCTGGCACATTCTGACTAAGCCGTTTGGCTGGGCGCGTCGTGCGCTCGTTTGGTCGGGTGAAGCTTACCTGTCCTACAGCTTGGGTGCGTTGTCCCTGATGGGCTTCATTGCTTCGATCTTCGTTTGGTACAACAACACTGCTTACCCCAGCGAATTCTACGGTCCGACAGGTCCTGAAGCGTCTCAAGCGCAAGCAATGACCTTCTTGATTCGTGACCAAAAGTTGGGTGCGAACGTGGGTTCTGCTCAAGGTCCGACAGGTCTTGGTAAATACCTGATGCGATCGCCTACAGGTGAAATCATCTTCGGTGGTGAAACCATGCGCTTCTGGGACTTCCGTGGTCCTTGGTTGGAACCGCTGCGTGGACCGAACGGTCTTGATTTGAACAAGATCAAGAACGATATTCAGCCTTGGCAAGTTCGCCGTGCGGCTGAGTACATGACCCACGCTCCGTTGGGTTCGATCAACTCGGTGGGTGGTGTTGCAACGGAAATCAACTCGTTCAACTATGTGAACCCCCGTGCTTGGTTAGCAAGCTTCCACTTCATCATGGGCTTCTTCTTCTTGGTTGGTCACTTGTGGCATGCAGGTCGCGCACGTGCGGCAGTTGCAGGCTTCGAGAAAGGAATCGATCGTGAAACTGAACCCGTGTTGTCGATGCCGAACCTTGACTAA
- a CDS encoding hypothetical protein (similar to AA sequence:cyanobase_aa:LBDG_23860): MTIALFLTVIAAIAGAISAAARTYTKLKPQAVPQSFNTVQEAKSQEAEQPRLQPDLDSERPEPVEVPSEVFEVSAVSPSSESIEVSGQQKSAESSTIAIPPMMPIAEVDIPLATSLKISDVVDSDLSIESKSEEHHAQSVFEEIEQLEHIDEKLNRLQHQVTESDHLVRLAAAVELGELAKQGQSHDRVITLLNQLTQDADLEVRVQAGASLAMIPVETAE; this comes from the coding sequence ATGACTATTGCCCTATTTCTGACAGTAATTGCTGCGATCGCAGGTGCGATTAGTGCGGCTGCCCGTACCTACACGAAATTAAAACCTCAAGCTGTACCGCAATCTTTCAACACCGTACAAGAAGCAAAATCTCAAGAGGCAGAACAGCCAAGATTGCAGCCTGATTTGGATTCTGAGCGTCCTGAACCTGTTGAAGTTCCATCGGAAGTTTTTGAAGTCTCAGCAGTTTCTCCAAGTTCTGAATCGATCGAGGTTTCTGGTCAACAAAAATCCGCTGAAAGTTCGACGATCGCAATTCCTCCGATGATGCCGATCGCTGAAGTAGATATTCCGTTGGCGACTTCTTTGAAAATCTCTGATGTGGTTGACTCAGATTTGTCGATCGAGTCCAAATCTGAAGAGCATCATGCTCAGTCTGTCTTTGAAGAGATTGAACAGCTAGAGCATATTGATGAAAAACTGAATCGACTACAGCATCAGGTAACAGAGTCGGATCACTTGGTGCGATTAGCGGCTGCGGTTGAATTGGGAGAACTTGCGAAACAGGGACAATCCCACGATCGAGTGATCACTTTACTCAATCAGTTGACGCAAGATGCCGATTTAGAAGTTCGGGTTCAAGCAGGGGCATCACTCGCAATGATTCCGGTTGAGACAGCAGAATAA
- a CDS encoding transposase (similar to AA sequence:cyanobase_aa:LBDG_56430), protein MLPIFYQSCLKSQLSAAQFITLEILVELLQQERRITIERLATLFPQPILFESRRRNLQRFLSLPQMTPEALWFPIAKQWIKQHIPRGQTLQIALDRTQWDKHNLMMVSFIYQNRAIPLYWIWLDKQGQSSLKDQQKVLRPVFQLLKKRRFVLLGDREFHSIELAAWCVQNRVSFVFRLPKSTTVQPETGASFSRLDHLPQVPGAAEQYLQIQVTQKRGFGRHNLVIYQKRAYARSTTPEVWYLLTNLTDVNQVLFHYDFRFCIEPGFKDLKSGGYHLEDCHADPRRFTALLVLMTLAYSLASIQGHRIRKKQVQRYVGRVKEPKRTQNRHSQFWIGLYGSLWIGSLNLWSTLAHQLMALKPQKRTFFQRGLNAISLIQSAL, encoded by the coding sequence ATGTTGCCTATATTCTATCAATCCTGTTTGAAATCGCAACTCTCGGCTGCTCAATTCATCACGCTCGAAATCCTTGTCGAACTGTTGCAGCAAGAACGCAGAATTACGATTGAACGACTTGCAACGCTATTTCCCCAACCGATTCTATTTGAGAGTAGACGGCGCAATCTGCAACGATTCCTGAGTTTGCCCCAGATGACACCGGAAGCGTTATGGTTTCCCATCGCTAAGCAGTGGATTAAGCAACACATTCCGCGTGGACAAACCTTACAGATTGCACTTGACCGAACGCAATGGGATAAACATAACCTGATGATGGTCAGTTTTATTTATCAGAACCGAGCCATCCCGTTGTATTGGATATGGCTCGATAAACAAGGACAGAGTTCTCTCAAGGATCAACAAAAAGTGTTGCGCCCTGTATTTCAATTGTTGAAAAAACGTCGCTTTGTCTTATTAGGAGACCGAGAATTCCACAGTATCGAACTCGCTGCTTGGTGTGTGCAGAACCGAGTCTCGTTCGTGTTTCGTTTACCGAAGAGTACGACTGTTCAACCAGAGACAGGTGCAAGCTTTTCGCGCCTTGATCACCTGCCGCAAGTTCCCGGTGCTGCCGAACAATATCTGCAAATCCAAGTGACACAAAAACGCGGGTTCGGCAGACATAATCTGGTGATTTATCAGAAACGCGCTTATGCTCGATCCACAACGCCTGAGGTGTGGTACTTGCTCACCAATCTCACTGATGTCAATCAAGTGCTGTTTCACTACGATTTCAGGTTCTGCATCGAGCCAGGATTTAAGGACTTGAAATCCGGTGGCTACCACCTCGAAGATTGCCATGCTGATCCACGTCGATTTACCGCTCTACTCGTACTCATGACCCTCGCCTATTCACTCGCTTCAATCCAGGGACATCGCATTCGCAAAAAACAAGTGCAGCGCTATGTCGGTCGAGTCAAAGAACCCAAACGCACTCAAAATCGCCACAGCCAATTTTGGATCGGCTTGTATGGAAGTTTATGGATTGGCAGTCTCAATTTGTGGTCAACCTTGGCGCATCAACTCATGGCACTCAAACCCCAAAAACGCACCTTTTTCCAGCGAGGTCTGAACGCCATTTCCTTGATCCAGTCTGCTTTGTAG